The Tripterygium wilfordii isolate XIE 37 chromosome 21, ASM1340144v1, whole genome shotgun sequence genome segment AGCCAGACAAttaagaaggaaaaagagaatgataaagagaaagaggataagaagaagaagaagaaggagaagaagaaggagaagaagagtcATAGTGGACCGGGTGGGGCGGAGTTGAATATCAATATCTGGCCTTTTTCACGAAGCGGATCCGCTGGGAATGCCACTCGACCCAGATGGGTATCCGGTGCATCCGCAACCCGGAAAGTGAGTAGTGCTCCGTGCTCTCGGAGCAACTCGGCGGGTGAGTCCACGTCCAGGAAATGGCCTAGTAGTCCTAGTCGGGCGGGGGTCCATCTGGGCAGGAGCAGCCCGGTTTGGCAGGTGCGCCGTGGTCCAGTGAGAAGCTCCGACCCTGTAGATCGAATCGGTGAAAAATCGGCCGAAACTCGGCGTGGCAAGGGAGCCACCACCAATGGCAAAACTAAAGTTTTGAACTTGAATGTGCCCATGTGTATTGGATATCGAACCCATTTGAGTTGTCGAAACGACGACAACCCCTCTATAGCCATCGGGAGAAGCGGAGGAAACAAGATTGGCCGTGAttgtggaggtggtggtgacGGCGGGGACACCAACAATCTGGGAAGCAGTGCCAATCTCTTCAATTTGCGTAGCCTTTTCACTAAAAAGGTTTATTAAAACTATTATTGAATGTTGATAATCGATTaactcttattatattttttttcactttgaAGGATTGTTTAGTAGTGTTtgattttatatgtttttgatTATCTGTATAAACAAAGGGTATTGTATTTTATTAATCAGAGAAAGGTAGATGAAAGCTTGTtcactttttcttcatttttttggtatagggtcttctttttcttctgcaatttaatattttaatgttctTTAGATCTCTAGAGAGAGTTTGTCAAAAGTAGTGTCTTGAAATGCAGAATTAAGCATTGGGTTCTGCTTTTCTATGGTATGTTCATATTGGCATGTAATTGACTCAGTAATCGAAATATTGAGATTCTCACATATGGTTCAATGAATCACATTACAACTAAGGGAGGTTTAGGTTTATCTACTTCAGAAATGTTTACATGTAGAGAATGAGCTAAATTTTCTGTTTCCAAAGGTGAGAACACTTGTACCAATGCTCATAATCAGATTTCTGCTTTGGAAGGTG includes the following:
- the LOC119988198 gene encoding uncharacterized protein LOC119988198, with protein sequence MDSPSALNHQHPRVLSPCSSGRRRSSTDSNSPEFEFWMLRNPSFPQPNLLSADELFVDGVLLPLQLLDRRPETPDPEPEPEQNPEVNHQEKHYLDPPDPEAVHTDPEQEPGPHITSESTTVLGVSKRWKDIFKKGEKNSQTIKKEKENDKEKEDKKKKKKEKKKEKKSHSGPGGAELNINIWPFSRSGSAGNATRPRWVSGASATRKVSSAPCSRSNSAGESTSRKWPSSPSRAGVHLGRSSPVWQVRRGPVRSSDPVDRIGEKSAETRRGKGATTNGKTKVLNLNVPMCIGYRTHLSCRNDDNPSIAIGRSGGNKIGRDCGGGGDGGDTNNLGSSANLFNLRSLFTKKVY